Proteins from a single region of Chromobacterium sp. ATCC 53434:
- a CDS encoding efflux RND transporter periplasmic adaptor subunit, giving the protein MRAAWLVWGACLPLAVQAAPSPGSSVNAADGRIRVQLVARHAVTLSSEIPAKISAMPVVEGGGFRRGQLLVAFDCSSYRAQLRKAQASLEAASQLLKVNNQLAKYNSVGTLELTQAQGKAKEAAADASYAQTLVSKCDIVAPFDGRVAKRSAAVHQYVNPGNPILDIVDSDSLELRMLVPSKWLATLKPGGRFTVAVDELGASFPAKIERLGAQIDPVSQSILAIGAIDGKADKLLPGMSGWASFK; this is encoded by the coding sequence ATGAGGGCCGCCTGGCTGGTGTGGGGCGCCTGCCTGCCGCTGGCCGTCCAGGCCGCGCCGTCGCCGGGATCGTCGGTCAACGCCGCCGACGGCCGCATCCGCGTGCAGCTGGTCGCGCGCCACGCGGTGACCCTGTCCAGCGAGATTCCGGCCAAGATCTCGGCGATGCCGGTGGTCGAGGGCGGCGGTTTCCGCCGCGGCCAGCTGCTGGTCGCCTTCGATTGCAGCAGCTACCGCGCGCAGCTGCGCAAGGCCCAGGCCTCGCTGGAGGCGGCGAGCCAGCTGCTGAAGGTCAACAACCAGCTGGCCAAGTACAACTCGGTCGGCACGCTGGAGCTGACCCAGGCCCAGGGCAAGGCCAAGGAGGCGGCGGCCGACGCCAGCTACGCCCAGACGCTGGTATCCAAGTGCGACATCGTCGCGCCGTTCGACGGCCGCGTCGCCAAGCGCAGCGCCGCGGTCCACCAATATGTGAATCCGGGCAATCCGATTCTCGACATCGTCGATTCCGACTCGCTGGAGCTGCGCATGCTGGTGCCGTCGAAATGGCTGGCGACGCTGAAGCCGGGCGGCCGCTTCACGGTGGCGGTCGACGAGCTGGGCGCCAGCTTTCCGGCGAAGATAGAGCGGCTGGGCGCGCAGATCGATCCGGTCAGCCAGTCGATACTGGCGATAGGCGCGATAGACGGCAAGGCCGACAAGCTCCTGCCCGGCATGAGCGGCTGGGCCAGCTTCAAATAG
- a CDS encoding efflux RND transporter periplasmic adaptor subunit produces the protein MGHADRSRELATLLQLLRQAREADGAARLGFVMVNDSLQLLPYRQAAFWREGLHRHVAALSGLAEPDPTAPYLQWLAALFRHLEPAAAGAASLPCAAADLPEPLSGEWGQWLPEHGLWLRLGEHGALLLARDLPWSEYEVRLAEEMAHGYGHALRQYAPRRDGRTLARDWLRAGSRRRRLLLALLLLACFPVRLSVLARAEVVPGDPMLLRAPVAGVIDKVSVLPNQPVKRGAALFDLDATVLSGQFALAREEALAAEESFRASAQLAVTDDKGKLALAGDKARLEEKDISADFAGRELKRLHVTAPADGVVVFSDRNDWQGKAVAQGERVMTLADPARVELAAWLPAAEAIDLRPGGQVTLYPNASPFRSYDATLLRVAYKAEVGEGNLLAYRLQARFDAGQRLPLLGQMGTARVYGDWVPLSYYALRRPLTAARQWLGW, from the coding sequence ATGGGACACGCCGACCGCAGCCGGGAGCTCGCCACGCTGCTGCAGCTGTTGCGGCAGGCGCGCGAGGCCGACGGCGCCGCCCGCCTGGGCTTCGTCATGGTCAACGACAGCCTGCAGCTGCTGCCCTACCGCCAGGCGGCGTTCTGGCGCGAGGGCCTGCATCGCCACGTCGCCGCATTGTCCGGCCTGGCCGAGCCCGACCCCACCGCGCCGTATCTGCAATGGCTGGCGGCGCTGTTCCGCCACCTGGAGCCGGCGGCTGCCGGCGCCGCCAGCCTGCCTTGCGCCGCTGCCGACCTGCCGGAGCCATTGTCCGGTGAATGGGGGCAATGGCTGCCCGAGCACGGCCTGTGGCTGAGGCTGGGCGAGCATGGCGCGCTGCTGCTGGCGCGCGATCTGCCGTGGAGCGAATACGAGGTCCGTCTGGCCGAGGAGATGGCGCACGGCTACGGCCACGCGCTGCGCCAGTACGCGCCGCGGCGCGATGGGAGGACGCTGGCGCGCGACTGGCTGCGCGCCGGCTCGCGCCGGCGGCGCCTGTTGCTGGCGCTGTTGCTGCTGGCCTGCTTCCCGGTCCGGCTCAGCGTGCTGGCGCGCGCCGAGGTGGTGCCCGGCGACCCGATGCTGCTGCGGGCGCCGGTGGCCGGCGTGATAGACAAGGTCTCGGTGCTGCCGAACCAGCCGGTCAAGCGCGGCGCGGCGCTGTTCGACCTGGACGCCACCGTGCTGTCCGGCCAGTTCGCGCTGGCCAGGGAGGAGGCGCTGGCGGCCGAGGAAAGCTTCCGCGCCAGCGCCCAGCTGGCGGTCACCGACGACAAGGGCAAGCTGGCGCTGGCCGGCGACAAGGCCAGGCTGGAGGAGAAGGACATCAGCGCCGATTTCGCCGGCCGCGAGCTGAAGCGCCTGCATGTGACGGCGCCCGCCGACGGCGTGGTGGTGTTCTCCGACCGCAACGACTGGCAGGGCAAGGCGGTGGCGCAGGGCGAGCGGGTGATGACGCTGGCCGACCCGGCCCGGGTCGAACTGGCGGCCTGGCTGCCGGCGGCCGAGGCGATAGACCTGCGGCCCGGCGGCCAGGTGACGCTGTATCCGAACGCCTCGCCGTTCCGCTCCTACGACGCGACGCTGCTGCGGGTGGCCTACAAGGCCGAGGTCGGCGAGGGCAATCTGCTGGCCTACCGGCTGCAGGCGCGTTTCGACGCCGGCCAGCGGCTGCCGCTGCTGGGGCAGATGGGAACGGCGCGGGTGTACGGCGACTGGGTGCCGCTATCGTATTACGCGTTGCGGCGGCCGCTGACCGCGGCGCGGCAATGGCTGGGCTGGTAA